A single region of the Kwoniella botswanensis chromosome 1, complete sequence genome encodes:
- a CDS encoding ubiquinol-cytochrome c reductase, iron-sulfur subunit yields the protein MASVTRLNLLPTSRTLASGIPLAPKINLAVPVGISGAHGHGHGAAGARSDVPQAWAFKSGFRGHVGKTNALPTSSSFQQRHFSSTPTPSAAHPMAGATGIPRASATGVPDFSPYKAKNASLNRTFSYFMVGGLGVLGASGIKSTVSDILSNMAASADVLALAKIEVEMGAIPEGKNLIVKWRGKPVFIRHRTPDEIDEANSVDVKSLRDPEKDDDRVQRPEWLVMLGVCTHLGCVPIGEAGDYGGWFCPCHGSHYDISGRIRRGPAPLNLEVPEYSFNDDEEKIVIG from the exons ATGGCTTCAGTAACCAGACTGAACCTCCTCCCCACCAGCCGAACCCTCGCTTCTGGCATACCCCTCGCTCCCAAGATCAACCTCGCCGTACCCGTTGGTATCTCTGGTGCTCACGGTCATGGACATGGTGCCGCTGGAGCCAGATCGGATGTACCTCAGGCTTGGGCTTTCAAGTCCGGCTTCAGAGGACACGTAGGAAAGACCAATG CCCTtccaacctcatcatccttccaACAACGACACTTCTCTTCCACCCCTACTCCATCCGCCGCTCACCCAATGGCAGGAGCCACCGGTATCCCTCGAGCCTCCGCCACTGGTGTACCCGATTTCTCACCTTACAAAGCCAAGAACGCTTCGTTGAACCGAACATTCTCTTACTTCATGGTAGGAGGTTTAGGTGTCTTGGGTGCATCAGGTATCAAATCGACCGTATCGGACATCCTAAGTAATATGGCTGCCTCGGCGGATGTTTTGGCTTTGGCAAagatcgaagttgagatgGGTGCTATCCCAGAGG GTAAAAACCTTATCGTCAAATGGAGAGGAAAGCCAGTATTCATCCGACACCGAACTccagatgagattgatgaagcCAATTCAGTTGATGTCAAGTCTTTGAGAGATCccgagaaggatgatgacCGAGTTCAACGACCTGAGTG GCTCGTCATGTTAGGTGTTTGTACGCATTTGGGTTGTGTACCCATCGGTGAAGCTGGTGATTACGGAGGATGGTTCTGCCCATGTCACGGTTCCCATTATGATATCTCGGGTCGAATCAGACGTGGTCCCGCTCCTTTGAACCTTGAAGTTCCAGAATACTCCttcaacgatgatgaggagaagatcgtCATTGGTTAG